The following coding sequences lie in one Labrus bergylta chromosome 13, fLabBer1.1, whole genome shotgun sequence genomic window:
- the asmt gene encoding acetylserotonin O-methyltransferase, translating to MAESLEKGRSEGTPAADAYPRKILEYMEGFLISKTVFTSCELGLFDVLLGAERPLSAEEISHAVGASQDGTQRLLAACTGLQLLNAHTDDGQVLYSNTEQASVYLTRSSPLSLYQSIQYSSRTIYLCWHYLTDAIREGRNQYEKAFGVSSKDLFQALYRSDEEMVKFMQLMNSIWNICGKDVVTAFDLSPFKVICDLGGCSGALAKQCTSAYPECTVTIFDLPKVVRTSREHFVTEADQRISFHQGDFFKDPLPEADLYILARILHDWPDERCIELLSRVYKACRPGGVVLLVEALLHEDGSGPLTAQLYSLNMLVQTEGRERTAAQYAALLAAAGFTNIQHRLTGKIYDAVLGHKET from the exons ATGGCTGAAAGTCTAGAAAAGGGTCGATCTGAGGGGACCCCTGCTGCAGACGCATATCCCAGAAAGATCCTGGAGTACATGGAAGGATTCCTCATCTCAAAG ACTGTTTTCACCTCATGTGAGCTCGGTCTGTTTGATGTCTTGCTGGGTGCAGAGCGCCCCCTGTCTGCAGAAGAGATCAGTCATGCAGTTGGAGCCAGTCAGGACGGCACACAGAGACTGCTGGCTGCCTGCACCGGCCTGCAGCTCCTTAATGCACACACTGACGATGGTCAAG TCTTGTACAGTAACACAGAACAGGCCAGTGTCTACCTGACCCGCTCCAGTCCTTTATCTCTCTACCAGTCCATCCAGTACAGCTCCAGAACCATCTACCTCTGCTGGCACTACCTGACCGACGCCATCAG AGAGGGAAGAAATCAGTATGAAAAGGCTTTTGGAGTCAGTTCGAAAGACCTCTTTCAAGCTCTCTACAG GTCTGACGAGGAGATGGTCAAATTTATGCAGTTAATGAACTCCATTTGGAACATCTGCGGTAAAGACGTGGTCACAGCCTTTGACCTTTCTCCTTTCAAGGTCATATGTGACCTTGGCG GCTGCAGTGGAGCATTAGCCAAACAGTGCACGTCAGCCTACCCAGAATGCACTGTGACGATCTTTGACCTCCCCAAGGTGGTGCGTACATCCAGGGAACACTTTGTCACCGAGGCCGACCAGAGGATTAGCTTCCACCAAG ggGACTTCTTCAAAGACCCCCTGCCAGAGGCTGACCTCTACATCCTCGCCAGAATCCTCCATGACTGGCCAGACGAACGCTGCATAGAGCTACTCAGTCGAGTCTACAAAGCCTGCAGaccgg GTGGCGTTGTGTTGCTTGTGGAGGCGTTGCTCCATGAGGACGGTTCTGGCCCGCTGACAGCGCAGCTCTACTCTCTAAACATGCTGGTGCAGACTGaaggcagagagaggacagctgCTCAGTACGCCGCCCTGCTGGCCGCTGCCGGCTTCACCAACATCCAGCACCGCCTCACCGGGAAGATCTACGACGCTGTGCTGGGGCACAAAGAGACATGA